tatTACTCTCACGCAGTATTGGACAGATTTAAGCCGGTACTACCGGCTAATTTTTCAGTACACATTTTTACGTAATTATctgcagaaaattacattttccaactcagaaaaatctattgagtccaaatattatatttaaattttctaattaacattctaaatttttgaacctattctagacaattaaattattttaattaaacagTTAATTAATTGCGATTCTTACAATtggattaataataaaaaaacaaacaacaaTTAGTGAACAATAGTAAAATAATTCCTTCATAGTGATATTATTTATAGAGATGGaagaaaaaattcatattaatatAGTAAATCTTGCTTGGATTACTTTAATGGTTGTTttcacatttttcttttctcttagtATGGGGAGGAAGTGGACTTCAAAAGTACGACTAATTGGGGTAGGAGATCCAGCTATATCAATTGTTTTCTAACTGGGTTATTAAATTTTTCTATTGAATATTCTTTATTTCATTTCCTTTTAATTAATACCATACCAATTCTTTTAATTCAAATATATCCACATTTCGTAAGTCTATTTTATTTGAGTGGTGTAATGTAATCAATGCATAATACAAACAAAATAATCTATCAATTatccaatagtaaaatttattaaaatttctaTTTGGATAAATTGGCTCTTACCaaagttatatataaaaaatgagtaACTGTAAACTCCCCCCCCCTTAAcacctctttttccttttttccccttttttcaaACGAATTCATCTTTCGAACCATATCTCATCCCGTATGTGATGAAATAGGATGAATTGAGACAGTATTTTGTAAATACGTAATTATCTTGAATATATCAACCATTTATTTACTTTTCGATTATccgaaaagaacaaaaaaaacatCTTGTTCTTTTTCAACAATTTCTGATATCTAGTAGACTTCTCAGTAGGATTCGAACCCAGATGCagttttaagaaaaaaaagaacaataGGCTCTTATAGAATTGCCAAAAAATTCTTCGATTTCTTCTGAAAGCAGATGATTATTCATCTGCTTCTCACATTCTATGAATAGTCGACACATTGAAGAATATCCAAAGAGACATTTAGAGAATCGCTTTGATTCTATTTATGTTCGTTCCGTTTGAAGAAAGGAAGAATCCAAACAAAGAATCaatctttcttttagttgtatcTCTTTGATTGGTCAATGTATGATATTCCAAACCCTCGTTTCTAATGAAATTTCTGGATTGATCAAAAGATCCTTTTAATTGGCTAAAATCCGTTTGAATGAAACTAGATCTCGTGAAATCATATTGACTATTTGATGATACATTCCATACCTTGCTAAAATATCAATCTTTGTTTACCAACCACACATTATCTAATCAAATCCAATTTTCTCTCGATATGCTCCTCAAAATCCGATTCGCGCGAATTCTTCCCCCAACTAGCGAAGAGATCTTGGCAGAGTTGCCACGTGAAATTGAGCACCATTTTGCAAAAAAAATAGCCCGCTTATTTCTCAAAAAGAAATGGAAAACATGCTCAATATCATTTGATTGAGCACCCGTGTAACGTCGCCCTATATTCCAATTCCACGACAGACAATCGATGTGTATCAATGATGTCAAAAGGGCGGTAATAGTATTTGGGGGAGCACAGGAATTGCATAAATACTCCCGGTAGAGTAAATTTTATTTGTCTGTTCTCCAGAGGTTACTGTAGAATTTATAAATATAACAACAAATTGTAACAACAACAAAGGGGAGGGGGGAAAACGATCGGTGTACAAATCAACGAGGGAAAAAAAAACTGTTTTCTagaaggaaacaaaaaaaaaaggctatGCATTACCCAAGTTACCTCAGTTACAGATGCCTCGAGTCTTCTGCTGCCTAACTTTGCAGGACACTGGACCAAGAAGATCGCGGCGTGCCTTTTGTTTTCATTAAAAGAGTTGGTTTGATATTTACTTCATAATCTTCCAACTGCAAGCTCAAGGAATCGCTGTCGCACAATGTTAGCGCTAATGATTGACCAACAGTTTTTGTATAGTCATCCTGAAGGCTGATGTAGTCAGTAAGTTCTCCTTCAAGATCATCACTCAGATCACGTTGCCCTGGAATAACTACGATTCCAGCTTCAGAAACATTAATCGGAACAGAAGCAAAGTAACGCCCTCTGCTGTTACTATTACTCTGATCTCCAgatctcttccttttctttcccttttgtTTTTCGGGATGATGAAGCTTGCATCTGGTTCCTTTCGTACAGGTGCCCGTTGCTTGAAAAGTAGGACAGATACAACTGTGCTTCTTCCTACACTGATCATACATGAGCAAGCGAGTATTAGTCTCCGGTCATTTATGCACACAAATTTTTCGAAGAACAGTCAGCAGAGCCTAGAGTACAGAAaagattataattaaataaacaagaTTACACTTAGCAGTATTACTCCATTAGGATTAGCAATCCAACACAAACAGTGCAACAGGCTGCAACTGACTAGTCAATATGAAATTCTACTCAATGAACCCAAGTTGACATTAGAACCCTATGGCCTATACCCTACATAAATACAATGAACCACCGGATCATATCCATATTCTGCTAGTTGAAATGGAAATTCATACGCAAAGAAATGGATATTCTAGCAAAATGAGGAACAAATTAAATATTCAATATTatccagaaaacaaaattaattatgttGGTTAATACCTCATTCCCATCAGCACAATAACCCTTGAGAAATCCTTCACAAACAGAAGCCTTAGGGTTCACATTGACATGTCTATATGGGCAATTTCGGTTTGTGCATAAGCCTGCCATGAAAGTCGTCAGAATTATAACTTCCTTTGGAAGGAAAAAGACGAATTATATCAAAGATTACTTTCTAATAACCTTGCAGAAAATAAGAACAATCTGGCATTCTCTCTGGTATAACCTGCACAAGTGATTAACTTCAGTTTAGAGACAGGAGTAAATGCAGTAGATAACATTCAATGTCTTGGACTTGCTGCTATAACAAAACCTTATGAGTCAATTTGCAGCTGGGAGTAGAACATAAACCATTCAGGAACTTAGTACAGACAGCAATTTTTGAGGGATCATGAACATAAGGGCATTTCCCACCCTCCTTGTTACATTTCCCAAATCTTGTAAAAAACTGACAATACTTCTGCTTTCGAGCCAACCGTTGCCTGGCAGTATGCAAGCTCCATCTAACTTTTTCATTTGCCAATTTTCGAGTTCGTTTTTTTGGGTCTCTGATAAGCTGATTACCATTTCCAATTCGGACATATCTGTGAAAATTGATTCAGCATAGCAAGATCAATAACACTGCAGGACTTGGCATTATACAAATATTTTCCCTTTGGCTGCTTTTAAGCTAAGACAACCAACACTGACGAAATTCAAAATACTATAGGTATAAAAGCCAGTGCATAATAAGAGGGAACATACTCATCATTTCCAATCACCAATCTCCTAGGAATGTAAGCTCTTTTCACAACCAAGCCCGAATCAGCAGTGGCAGACGACAGGGATTCATCATCTACAAAAAGAATTGTAAGTGAAACATTGTAAGACCAAGTAATAGGATCTATTAACTGCTAGAGAAAAACAGCAGACTTATCCACAGAATATAATGACAAAAGAATGGGAAGCTGAACAGAAATGGAAGAACATTCATAATGGTCAATCCCATATTGGAAACAAAAGAAAGCTTAATGATTCCACACCTCACATTGCATAAACAAGAAATCAACTACAAACAAACTAAATGGTGTGGAGTATTTTACATAAGATAAgcaataaaaaaattgagaacaTTTCAAGAATATACAGGCAGGGCATATGTACACAGCCATGACAACATATGGGGTGAGTAATTCCAAattttgaacccatgaccaacaAGTCACAAGGCATCAAGGCTTATATGTTTGGATTTTTCTTTCTGCACCTTTACCATCATAtagacattaaaataaaaaaagggtaGCCCAGTGCACAAGCATTCCACATTAACGGAGGGTCCAGAAAAGGGTCATACCCAAAGGGTATAATGTACACAGCCTAACCTGTTAATTACATCAGTGGCTGTTTACACGGATTGAACCCGTGACCTTAAGGTCACACAGAGATAACACAACCATTGCTCCAAGGCTCCACTTCTATAGTATAGACATTAAGTTAATCAAAATGAGTCATAATGCTAACAGGTAATTCACTGCAAATGTTCAACTAGGGAACACATCTTTGGGAGAGGAAATAGGTCAGAGTCTTTTAGACATGCCTCGCCTATAATGCTATTTCAAAGGCTATTCATTATTGAAGTTGAAAAGAAACTAGCAAGCATTGCTTAGCTGAtgcaattaaattttttgttctaaGGAGCATCCATCATCCTTTCATTCAGTTCTTAATCTATCCCACAATGTTTTTTCATTGTGCTTAGAAGAATCTTGAAAACTGTCATACCACAATTTGTCCTTCAGCAGTCTGAGGCACCGTATTTCCAAATTACGGTTTTCATCATTCATGGCTTCAACAAAAGCCAGACAGCTTAAATATGATTCTTGGTCCCTATAAATATAGGTCATTTTGATTTTAATCTCTCTTTCcacttctctctttctttttttgtgcTTTTAGTCTTCATCATTAATAGCTTCGATCATTATATTTCATTAAAAAATGATTTTAGTTTGTACAAATATAATAAGTGACCTATAAATATCCCTGCAAATGCTTCATTGAGCCTAGGGGCGTATCATGTTTTTGGTGGACTGAAAAGTATGAAAGGACACACAAGGTTCAAGTAAAATGGTTCTCACAGAAATCCTGACCACCTGAAATCCTCTGAAGTGTGCGCCTGGAAGGATCCATTTTGTAGCGAACTGAACCAATACGGAATATACGTTCTACAAAATCAACCCATTACTTTCAGCCAGTaaggaaaaacaaagataaaTAGAACACAGAGCATAAATAAGCTTTAATAGCACGTTAAACAAATAGTCTGCAGCTTTATGATATGACAAACTCTCATGGAAAGAATGTTTCCTACTATTTGCATGGGAACCAACGCAAGCTGCACCTTTTTGCTCTCTCTTTTTCCTCTCTACTGCAGCAACAGCAAGTGTGGCCTCCTAAAATGATGATGAGAAACTGTTAAGTTCACTGACTAAGAAAGATCTATTTGCATAAAGTAAAATATACCAAAAGCCAAACTAACCTCATTAGCTTGCTTTGAGTTCTTCTCAATGGATTTGGACCATTTTAAACTAGACCCACCAACACTTAATACCTTGGATTTCCAAAGAGAAAACCCACGGGTTGACCTAGTGTAAACAGTATCCATCTTTCTGAAATGAAGCATTTTCTTactaaaataaaacagaaatcaAAAGTTTGCAATTTTGGGCTGCTGGTTGCACACAACCCAAAGCAGGAGAAACAAAGCAAACATAAATGAAGGAGTATCAAATGCTGAGTACCTAACTGCTGATAAGAAGGTACTATTGGAACATGAAGCAGAATTATGAATGACGCTTCTTAAATATGTTGGTCTTTTCCATGGAAATAACTGAGGCAAAACCCTTTGAGAATGCCATGAATTATGGCCATTTTTAGGTGACTTTTTGCCACATAATGTCCAGACTAATGAGGCTCTTAAAGATTTGAATGATCTCCCAGCAACTGAAAAGGATAAAGTTAAGTCTCAGCTCTAACCATGAATAAAGGGAAATAAAGCTATTATATGGAATAGCACCAACAGCTCAAAATTCCTCAGCCAACAGTGAGTCACAGCAAGGGCTGGGAATGGAGAAATCACTCCACCATAAGCTCAAACGAATAGACTCAAGACATGCAGAGATATAACATAAACACAAGCAAAcaacgaaataaaataaaaagctcTAAAAGTTAGGCTCAGGACATATAGAAAATTGTGAAGCTGATATTGGAAGAAAATGCCATTTATGCATTCATATATAAACATATAAAAGAAGAGATGAACACAAACAGAATTCTTGTAAAACAAGGGACACATTTCTAGCAGGTACAAACTAATGGATAGATGCATATAGCAAGCAGTTCAGTGtacttttaaattattatattttaaacagcAAACAGTATTCAACTGAATACATGATATGCATCTACTGCAGCCCCAATCCAAAAGTTATATATTTCCCAACGATGGTATGAGATTCAAAAGAGCAAAAATTATATGGATATGAATTAGGCAAAATAATAAGTTCTCCACCTATACCTTTATGTAACTGCCTCTTACTAAGCTTTCTGTTGCAAAGCACCTTACAAGACCCCTGACCATCAGAATCTAGAGTGGCTTTCGGCACTGCAACAGTCTGGTTCATATTCCTAACTAACTGATTTTTGCACCTCTTGTAGTAGCCTTCAGAGAAGGCTGTTTGGGACTTCTCATCACGAGAATTTGAAGTCGCTACCAACTGATTTGTTTTGGGCTTTGTATATACAATTCTCTTGGTGCTGAAAGAAGAAATGTGTCCATCATTTGCTTCAACTTGGTTCTCCAGCTTACTCAGTGGACTACTTTGATTATCAGGAGTTTCGTACTGATTTGAATCATCTTTGGAAGAGTTTGGTGTATCATTGATATCTATCAGTTTTCTAGGATCTGATGCATTTTCATAGCAACCACTGGAAGGAGGTTCTACCAATGGGGAAGATATATTTTCCTCTGATAATGTGCCAATGGATAGTGAAGGTTTTCTCTGACTCTGCTGAGGGACCTCTGCTACTCCTGTTTTCAAGGTCAGTTGATCTGACACATCAATCCTGCTCCCAGATCTGGTACTCTTTGATAATTCATCTAAGCTCAAAGGTGACTTATTTACAGAAGAGATCTGAGTAAAAGAAACTGTAGTAGGCTGTCTTACAAGACTGTTACCTTTACGAATGTAAGAGGTATTCTGAAAGTTTCCTTTCCTATCTAGAATTTGCCTTTTGGGAAGAAATTTTCCTGGCGAAAGCTTGTTTCCAGGTAAAGAACCTTGAGAATTATTACCAGAACGTCGCCAAGTTCGAGGATTTGAGAGATGGGTTGAAGAGGCAGATGTCTTTGAATTTGACTTTGAAATGATGAACGAACGACCCTTTTGAGTTTTTGGCATGGCACCTCCAAGGGTATTTTTGCTCCCATTTTCTGAAAAATAAGAAACTGGACCATTATTTGAAACCTTGGAGTTGACTTGGGATGATTGTCGCATTAGATTCCTCTCAACTGGGTTACTATGCCCAGTTGCATTAGCTGACTTCATAATCTTATTAGTATGCTGTATTGGTGAAGTACAAGTAGGCAAATCAGAACCATGTTCAACTGCAGATATATCCCCACAATTGTTTTCATCTTGGATTGATGTACAATTTAAATTCCCTCTCTCAGGTGCTTCCGATATCCCTTGAGAACACACATCTGATGGTGCTTCAGGTGCATCCTCCTCCAAATCACCATCGGAAGGATGGGACACAATGCTCTGTTGATGAATTAAACTGTCCTTCATATCTCCCTTATTATATCCAGACGCCAAAATGTCAGTTTGCATTTGAGTGCCATTTTCTTTGCATTCACCATCCAACAATGGGAACTGAATGTCCAAGTCCTCACGAAGTGAATAAGATGCAAAATCTGAGTTCTTTAATTCAAAATGGTCAGAACTCATGGTTTCATTATTTGCATATCTAGCGTCACAAGAACCTCCAACAAAATTGTCAGACAATTTCCTACTATCCTCTGAACATGACAATGATTGTGCACTAAACAGAACATCCATGCTTGACAATGCAACTTCTTTTTCGGGTGCTTGTTTATCACTGAAAGAAACAGGAAAATCCGCACAAGATTTGGATACCACAACTGCATCACTCAACTCAGAGGTAGTCGTGACTTTGATCCCTTTAGATAATAGTGAAAGATAATTTGCATCATCAATCTCATTATCTCTAACACAAAGCTCAGCCTCTGAAAGCTCCTTTTTCCCATGTAAAGTAATGATCCCATTCAAGCACGATTCCAGGTTAGAACCTAAGCTTTGAACAGATTGATCCAAAACTTCTGAACAACATGCATCCTTCACCTTCACACTTGAGGCAGTATCCCAATCATTTGCATGGCTAACTGAATTTACAGGTTTTGGAGAAATTCCCTCCATCTTTGAGTGCAAAAACTTTGAATGAGTCCTAgcttttctctttttcatattGTTTATATCCCCTTCACCAAATCCAACAGAAAGATTAGAACTTGAAAATGGCTCTTCCTTGCCACAATTCTCAGAAGATATGGCAGCGTAACTGGGGGAAACATCCTTCACAGCATCATTAGTGATGTCAGAACACTGACCAGCGGTACCATCTTCTAAATTGACCAGTCCACTATAAGAACCCTGTGTCACAGCAATAGCATTTTGTATGCAATCTGTACCAGAGTGAATCTTAATTTTTCCTGAATTTGAAGGGGCAGACATTGCGCTGCTTGATGCAGGGTTGATCACGTCTGGATTTTCTTCCAAAATAGCATACTTGGTGATAATAGTAGGGACCATAAGTCCAAAACCAGATTCACCAGTAAGACCACATTCAGTAACTGTAAGCTTCTCTTTAGATCCTTTAAGATCACCAGAAATTAGGCCATAAACGCTACTAGCAGAGTTATATGTATTAGTGTGATCTGACTTACCAATATTGTCAGCTGAACTAAGAACGCTGTCATCTACTACATCTATAACAAACCCATTCTGTGGACATCTTACATTTGAATAATTCTCACATGATTGAGACTCTTGATTCTGACATAGCTGTTTAATATCACAACCCACATCATTGATTTTGGAAGTACTTCCATTTAATAATTCAGGAACCATGTTAGTATCTGGCATTCTACGCAAGTCATGGACAGAATTATTTGCATCTAAACACTCAGAATCAATCTTTTTAGCTTCACCAGTAGAAGCACAAGATTGAGAATTTGGAATGTTAAGGCCACTTTCAAACCTGGCGGCTCCTTTCTGAGTATCTGAATCTTCATCAGTTTCACATTCTCGTGACCTGGAATGTGGCCCCAAACTCAGCAGGGTTAGATCTCCATTTCTATCTTCAAGCAATTGATTCCGATCCTTTGATAAATTGTATGAACTATGGCCAGGCATTGACATCTTGTCTACAGTGATGTTTTTCTGCTCCAGACAAGGTTCAACTTTGTTGGGAACAGAGACAGATGAAGAACTAGGTATGACTCGATCAGGTTGCACACATCCATGAACCTTATTCACTGATCGTGAATTTGACATTGTAGATTTTGGATTTCCAACAACTTTCTTCACTACTCTCTTGACAACTTTTTTCTTCTTGACAACCCTTGGGGAGGACTTACCAGAGTGAATTTTGGTACTTCCACCTGCAACCTCATTTTTCACACTATCAGTCTCACGGGTGCAAGGTTGAGAACAAGGATTAACAACATTATTCTGTAAGCTTAAATCATTCACAGATCCAGAGCAGTCATTCACTTTGCATGATGAGCTATTCAAAGTTACAACATCCCTAGATACTTTTGCAGCTTCCAAACCAGAACAATCACTATCGGATACTGAaaccttttttctcttttctgaGGGAGTTAAATCAGCATCAGAGACAGAATTCATATTTGTATCAGTAACAACAGTCGAAGTCGAAGCGGTCACAATAGCCTTCGCAACCAGGGAATTTGATTCAAAAGAGATATCAAGTTCCACAGGACTtccttccctttcttcttgtTTCATCCCATGACCTACATGCCCACACTGCTCCTTGCCCCTGAAATCATTAGTGTTAGACTCAGCAGAATAACCAGCATTCCGTAATTGTTCAATCTCACGATTCCTATAACTTGGTTTTGCATTCTGGATCCTAAGAAGAGCACTCTTCTTTTGAACCTGTTTCTTTAGAGAAGGTCGCCATAATTCATGACCAAACTCCCTGTTGTTCCCTCTGCCACTATATCTACCCGATTCCCATCCATATTCCTCACGCGTCCCAACGCgaaaatcatcatcaacattcTTAGCAAAACCAATCTCGCCGGTCCCCAATTCGAACCGTGAATCAGGCAACTCCTTAGGTCCCCTCCTCTCATTCAACCACCTCTTGCCTTCGCCATGCCCATCTCTTCTTCCAACCCTGGGAATCTTATCCTCGAATTCCACACTATACCCGCGAACATACCCCCCGGGTTTCAAATCAATATTAATCTCCCTTGACATCGCCGGTGGCGCCCTGCCGAAGCCTCCGTTGGGCAAGTCGTGTCTGGGTGGCAAATCCCCAACGCCGCGGCGGTGGTAATTGTGGTAATTAGCATCATTACCGCTGCCGCAACCAAACTCCTCATCCTTCCTAGGGTTACCCTCATACTCATACtcaagtctccacctggagcgATCGGGATCGTATCGAATCTTTTCGGCCGGATATGCCGAGGGCGGCAGCGAGACCCCTTCACGGTGTTGGCGCAATTCACTGTCAAGATCAACGGGGGTATAATTCCTCGGAAGGAGACAGTCGGGAGCGATCCTACGGCCAGGGTTAGGGTCCCAGCGTGTTTCAGTGTCGAAACGAGGAAAATTGCGGCGGGGGAAAGGATCGCCCGGGAGGATTCGGCTGGCAATCCTGGGGGATTGGGAAAATGGCTGATTGTGGTTGTTGGAGATTGGGTGTTCTTCTTGGAAGGGACGATTAGGGTAGTTAGGGGAATTGAATTGGGGGAATTGGTTTTGATGGGATGGCGGGTGGTTGTTATTGGGGGCATAAGGAGGCGGAGGAGGAGGTGTGCGGATGGTGCGATAGCGGAGGGGTTGTGCTTGGGGAGGAGGGGCTGGCGGAGTGGGGAGGGACGGGGGCGGAGGGGGCGGCGGAGGGAGGTGGCTGTGGTTGTGATGAGGAGGGGGAGGGGCGTACCTAGTGTGGTTGGTGTTGTTGTCGTCGTTGTTGTGATCATGGtggctgtggtggtggtggtggacgTAGTGGGAGTGGTGTTGGTCCATGACAGTTGATAAAGGATGGTAGTGGTACTCTGCGACCAAGTGGGGGATTGGTGGCGGCGGAGATTGGATCGATATCACCCTGCGTGTGTTAGTTAACTTGCAAGGCTCTCCTTTGCTGGATCCAACAACGGCGTTTCCGTGATTTTTGTTTGGAATTGTCGCTCCGGCTGCTTCGGCTGCTTCAGAGTGAATAATTATACAGTAGCCCCACACATCTAAATCTTTTGgcaattaaattcaatgaaattGACTCAAATCTAACAAAACTTGATGTGCGTTCAAAATCAAGCCGTGTTTTTTTATTTCGTATTTTTCCCGTATGCCTCCTTCTATTAATGttactatttctattttttttctcttctttttcatatattattatagttatttttttttaatttttataatttttttgttttattttttaaaaaagaataaaacaaaaaatataaaagaatgaaataaataagaataaataaaaaaataaaagatgagataaaaaatgaaaaagatttttaaatggtacataatttataaaaaaaaaatagtactaaaattctttaataatagcacataatttttttattttgacaaaatatagaaatatttttttaattttgtacttttttatcttattattcttcttcgtttctttcttcttttcttttctcttttgctcttattttttcttttaagaacaTTATTTCTTATATTAGCCTTGAATGAACATGTCTATATCATATTATAATCTTATTTAGTTGAATAAATATAAGTTTACATTTATTGGAttgaatttttgttaaaaatataaatagtaccaaaatttgtttaaaataaatTGCATACTAAAAGAGCACGTTAACTCTATAAAATGAAATAAGATAGtaccaaaattacttaaaattgacactaaaaatttaataacacgacataaaaaatattaaatctttCTAAACAAAATTACACATTCAGTGAATTGAATGCTTatcttatatataaaataatacaaaaatctaaaaaataacactGAAATGTCTTCACTCTTGAAATTTTCAACTAAatgatgtgataaaattaaactcatttcatGAATACTTGAGTTACAGAttcacaaattttaataaaaaaaataagtgaaaGAATTTGTATATAATATCGCAAAATTAAGCATAACACAATAATTCTTCTTTTAAGAAAAGGATGACGTAtctgaaatataaaataatacaataattttttaattttgacaataaaattttattacaaaacacaaaaatttcttctttaatattgtatttttttttctttttattattcttctttcttgcttttttgtTGCTCTTAATTCGTCTTTTAGGAGCATTACTTCTTATATTAGATTTGAATGAACATGTCTGTACTGTATTGCAATcttatttagttgaatgaatgtaggttcacaCTTATTTGAGTTGAATTCTTGTTAgaaacaaaaataacaccaaaatatgTTGACTCTAATACCGAAATGTCTTTACTCCAATACTAAAATTTTCAACTAAATAATGTGATAGAATTAAGAATTTATTTTATGAAAACTTGAGTTGCaaatttacaaattttaatagaaaagaaataaataaaaattttgtagaTAACACAGTGAAATTAAATATAACAAGTACGAAAATTTGA
This region of Arachis hypogaea cultivar Tifrunner chromosome 8, arahy.Tifrunner.gnm2.J5K5, whole genome shotgun sequence genomic DNA includes:
- the LOC112706494 gene encoding uncharacterized protein isoform X9, with product MDQHHSHYVHHHHHSHHDHNNDDNNTNHTRYAPPPPHHNHSHLPPPPPPPPSLPTPPAPPPQAQPLRYRTIRTPPPPPPYAPNNNHPPSHQNQFPQFNSPNYPNRPFQEEHPISNNHNQPFSQSPRIASRILPGDPFPRRNFPRFDTETRWDPNPGRRIAPDCLLPRNYTPVDLDSELRQHREGVSLPPSAYPAEKIRYDPDRSRWRLEYEYEGNPRKDEEFGCGSGNDANYHNYHRRGVGDLPPRHDLPNGGFGRAPPAMSREINIDLKPGGYVRGYSVEFEDKIPRVGRRDGHGEGKRWLNERRGPKELPDSRFELGTGEIGFAKNVDDDFRVGTREEYGWESGRYSGRGNNREFGHELWRPSLKKQVQKKSALLRIQNAKPSYRNREIEQLRNAGYSAESNTNDFRGKEQCGHVGHGMKQEEREGSPVELDISFESNSLVAKAIVTASTSTVVTDTNMNSVSDADLTPSEKRKKVSVSDSDCSGLEAAKVSRDVVTLNSSSCKVNDCSGSVNDLSLQNNVVNPCSQPCTRETDSVKNEVAGGSTKIHSGKSSPRVVKKKKVVKRVVKKVVGNPKSTMSNSRSVNKVHGCVQPDRVIPSSSSVSVPNKVEPCLEQKNITVDKMSMPGHSSYNLSKDRNQLLEDRNGDLTLLSLGPHSRSRECETDEDSDTQKGAARFESGLNIPNSQSCASTGEAKKIDSECLDANNSVHDLRRMPDTNMVPELLNGSTSKINDVGCDIKQLCQNQESQSCENYSNVRCPQNGFVIDVVDDSVLSSADNIGKSDHTNTYNSASSVYGLISGDLKGSKEKLTVTECGLTGESGFGLMVPTIITKYAILEENPDVINPASSSAMSAPSNSGKIKIHSGTDCIQNAIAVTQGSYSGLVNLEDGTAGQCSDITNDAVKDVSPSYAAISSENCGKEEPFSSSNLSVGFGEGDINNMKKRKARTHSKFLHSKMEGISPKPVNSVSHANDWDTASSVKVKDACCSEVLDQSVQSLGSNLESCLNGIITLHGKKELSEAELCVRDNEIDDANYLSLLSKGIKVTTTSELSDAVVVSKSCADFPVSFSDKQAPEKEVALSSMDVLFSAQSLSCSEDSRKLSDNFVGGSCDARYANNETMSSDHFELKNSDFASYSLREDLDIQFPLLDGECKENGTQMQTDILASGYNKGDMKDSLIHQQSIVSHPSDGDLEEDAPEAPSDVCSQGISEAPERGNLNCTSIQDENNCGDISAVEHGSDLPTCTSPIQHTNKIMKSANATGHSNPVERNLMRQSSQVNSKVSNNGPVSYFSENGSKNTLGGAMPKTQKGRSFIISKSNSKTSASSTHLSNPRTWRRSGNNSQGSLPGNKLSPGKFLPKRQILDRKGNFQNTSYIRKGNSLVRQPTTVSFTQISSVNKSPLSLDELSKSTRSGSRIDVSDQLTLKTGVAEVPQQSQRKPSLSIGTLSEENISSPLVEPPSSGCYENASDPRKLIDINDTPNSSKDDSNQYETPDNQSSPLSKLENQVEANDGHISSFSTKRIVYTKPKTNQLVATSNSRDEKSQTAFSEGYYKRCKNQLVRNMNQTVAVPKATLDSDGQGSCKVLCNRKLSKRQLHKVAGRSFKSLRASLVWTLCGKKSPKNGHNSWHSQRVLPQLFPWKRPTYLRSVIHNSASCSNSTFLSAVRSTRGFSLWKSKVLSVGGSSLKWSKSIEKNSKQANEEATLAVAAVERKKREQKGAACVGSHANKRIFRIGSVRYKMDPSRRTLQRISDDESLSSATADSGLVVKRAYIPRRLVIGNDEYVRIGNGNQLIRDPKKRTRKLANEKVRWSLHTARQRLARKQKYCQFFTRFGKCNKEGGKCPYVHDPSKIAVCTKFLNGLCSTPSCKLTHKVIPERMPDCSYFLQGLCTNRNCPYRHVNVNPKASVCEGFLKGYCADGNECRKKHSCICPTFQATGTCTKGTRCKLHHPEKQKGKKRKRSGDQSNSNSRGRYFASVPINVSEAGIVVIPGQRDLSDDLEGELTDYISLQDDYTKTVGQSLALTLCDSDSLSLQLEDYEVNIKPTLLMKTKGTPRSSWSSVLQS